The stretch of DNA GCGATGATGTCGCCAGCCTGCAGTGGGACGTCTTGAGAAATCAAGCTAACCAATTTTGCAGGCGCAAAAATCATATCTGCGATAGGGTAGTTCTGACGCTCTTGATCATTCAAAATGGTTTTGATTGTTAACTTACTTGGATCTACATCAGTAGTGATGTATGGGCCGAAGACCCCAAAGGTATTGAAACTCTTTGAGCGTGTCCACTGTGCGTAGCCGGGATCGCGATTCAAAATTTCGATTGCAGTGACATCGTTAATGCAGGTGTAACCAAAAATAGCATGAGCTGCTTGAGCCTCATCTACTTCATGACAGGCTTTACCGATGACAATGCCCAGTTCACCCTCATAAACCACTTTTCCAGAGTAAGACTTGGGAGTGCGAATCACTTGATTGGCTGCCAAGAAAGAATTATTGCCTTTCAGAAAATACAAGGGCTCTGCTGGCACGGCATGCTCAAGCTTGGTAACTAGTGCATGAAAGTTATCCACCATAGCAACCATCTTAGATGGGGTGCAGGGGATATCGAGAGTGACATCAGATAGTTTTAATGTCTCGCCAGTAGCTTGCGGCTTATTAAATAGATCACCGGTGTGCACGGCAACCTGATCACCTTGTACTTGTCCTAAGCCGGTCTTGCCTTGATGTTGAAACCTGAGCCATTGAGCCATAATAAATCCTCCTGACGGTTAATATTTATAAGCAATATCTTACAGGGATGGATTGATGGTTAAGCATTCTGAATTACTTTTTGCGCCTGAATTAGATCAATCAGTTCGCTATATTGAACGTACCCGTAATTACTATCTTGGTTTGGGGTATGAAACACCTTATGTTTGGGCGCATTACCTTGGTGTGCCTTTTACTCCCTTGCAAAAATCTCTTAGTCAATCAACCCTCGGTTTAGTGACTACTGCCGTACCCTTTGATGCCAGTAAGGGCCCACAAGGACCTGGTGCACCTTATAACGCTGCCGCTAAGTTTTATGACCCCTATGTATGCTCGATTGATGAGAATATAGACTTACGTATTGCCCATGTCGGTGTTGATAGGCTCAATGCCAATATGCAGGACAGTAATTGTTGGTTTCCAATTAGTGCAGCGAAACGGGCTGTTGCAAAGGGGCGCATTCAATCCCTATCTCAGCATTTTTACGGTTTGCCAACCAATCGCAGCCAGCGCCATACTCTGGAAATTGATGCACCCTTCATTCTGAGCAAGATGCGCGCAGATCACGTTGACCTTGCTGTATTAATTCCAAATTGCCCGATTTGTCACCAAAGTCAAAGCTTATTGGCGCGTTATTTGGAGGAGGCTGGTATCCCCACAGTCATCATGGGCGCGGCGAAAGATATTGTGGAGTATTGCGGTGTACCACGTTTGCTCTTTAGTGACTTTCCGCTGGGCAATGCTGCAGCGCTCCCTGATAATGAGCCATCTCAAGATTCGAATTTTGAATTAGCGCTGCGTTTGCTAGAAAGCGCTCCAAGCGCACGTACAACGGTGCAGTCACCCTTAGTCTGGGATTCCGACGCTTCTTGGAAATTAGACTATTCCAATCTAGAGCGTCTGAGTGCTGAGGAAATTACACGTTTGCGTGATGAAGCGGAAAAGGCGCGTATTACAGCGCGTGATATCAGAATGAAAAGTGTTGGCGCTTAGGTCTGCCTAGACAAGGAGTATGTACTCAAGGCATGTAGCGCTGTTGTCGCTTCATTTTGAGGAAACTCTTTAAGGCATTCGAGTGCCAGATCAACTTCGCGCTTCGCGGCAGCTTGGGTGTAATCCAGGGCTCCAGAATTTTGAACCGCACTCAGAATCTGTTGGAAAACATCATCCGGCAAATCTTGATTTTGTTCAATTGCTGCACGAACCAGTAAGCGCTCTTCGGTGCTACCGTTTTCAAGGAGATAAATGAGCGGCAACGTAGGTTTGCCTTCTCTTAAATCATCACCAGCATTTTTTCCCATTTGAGATGCGTCTGCGGTGTAATCCAGCAAGTCATCCATTAGCTGGAAAGCAGTACCAATATGGCGACCAAAGGCAGCTGACTGCTCTCTTTGTTTGTCATTAGCACCCGACAAAATCGCCCCAAGCTCTGTGGATGCTTCAAATAATTTTGCGGTTTTATAGCGAATGACCCGTAGATAGCTTTCTTCATCCACCTCAGGGTCGTTCATATTGAGGAGTTGCAAAACCTCTCCTTCGGCTATCGTATTAGTGGCATTGGACAGGATTTCCATGACTCGCAGGTCATTGGGGCCCACCATCATCTGAAAGGCTCTTGAATACAGAAAATCGCCCACCAGCACGCTCGCGGCATTACCAAAAGCAGCATTGGCGGTTTCTCGACCCCTTCTCAGGGTGGATTCATCGACAACATCATCATGCAGTAGAGTGGCTGTGTGGATAAATTCCACTACCGCGGCTAGTTCTAAGGCATGCGGACTTACTGCGCCATTGGCTAAAGCCTTGCTGACCAAGAGCAAGAGAGCAGGCCTAACCCGTTTTCCACCCGCCTTGATGATGTAGGAGGAGATTTGATCAATTAAGGCAACTTTTGAGGCTAAACGCAGGCGAATAACCTCGTCTAAGGCCTTGAAATCTAAGGCAATTGGGGCCAAAATTTGGCTTAATTCGTTGGTTTTGACAGTGCTCTTCATGCAAGATATAATAATCGGCTTAGCTCATCCAGGGTGGATTAGCTTAAATGTAGATATTAATTGAGGTTTCACACCATGTACGCGGTCATAAAAACCGGTGGCAAACAGTATAAAGTTGCTGCAGGCGAAAAATTGAAAATAGAACAGATACCAGCGGAAATCGGCAGCGAAATCACTCTTGACCAAGTCTTAGCCGTAGGCGAAGGCGCTTCACTCAAATTGGGTGATCCATTGGTTAATGGTGCAGCTGTGATGGCCACTGTCGTCTCCCAGGGACGTCACGATAAAGTGACAATCTTTAAGATGCGCCGTCGCAAGCATTATCAAAAGCACCAAGGCCATCGTCAGAATTACACAGAAATTCTGATTAACACGATTAAAGCCTAATTTAGGCTAACGGCTCAATAGCAGGAGAAAAGATATGGCACAGAAAAAAGGCGGCGGCTCGACACGAAATGGCCGCGACTC from Polynucleobacter duraquae encodes:
- a CDS encoding fumarylacetoacetate hydrolase family protein, giving the protein MAQWLRFQHQGKTGLGQVQGDQVAVHTGDLFNKPQATGETLKLSDVTLDIPCTPSKMVAMVDNFHALVTKLEHAVPAEPLYFLKGNNSFLAANQVIRTPKSYSGKVVYEGELGIVIGKACHEVDEAQAAHAIFGYTCINDVTAIEILNRDPGYAQWTRSKSFNTFGVFGPYITTDVDPSKLTIKTILNDQERQNYPIADMIFAPAKLVSLISQDVPLQAGDIIACGTSVGVGSMKPGSNVSIIIDGVGRLDNRFE
- the rplU gene encoding 50S ribosomal protein L21 → MYAVIKTGGKQYKVAAGEKLKIEQIPAEIGSEITLDQVLAVGEGASLKLGDPLVNGAAVMATVVSQGRHDKVTIFKMRRRKHYQKHQGHRQNYTEILINTIKA
- a CDS encoding polyprenyl synthetase family protein; translated protein: MKSTVKTNELSQILAPIALDFKALDEVIRLRLASKVALIDQISSYIIKAGGKRVRPALLLLVSKALANGAVSPHALELAAVVEFIHTATLLHDDVVDESTLRRGRETANAAFGNAASVLVGDFLYSRAFQMMVGPNDLRVMEILSNATNTIAEGEVLQLLNMNDPEVDEESYLRVIRYKTAKLFEASTELGAILSGANDKQREQSAAFGRHIGTAFQLMDDLLDYTADASQMGKNAGDDLREGKPTLPLIYLLENGSTEERLLVRAAIEQNQDLPDDVFQQILSAVQNSGALDYTQAAAKREVDLALECLKEFPQNEATTALHALSTYSLSRQT
- a CDS encoding glycine reductase, with product MVKHSELLFAPELDQSVRYIERTRNYYLGLGYETPYVWAHYLGVPFTPLQKSLSQSTLGLVTTAVPFDASKGPQGPGAPYNAAAKFYDPYVCSIDENIDLRIAHVGVDRLNANMQDSNCWFPISAAKRAVAKGRIQSLSQHFYGLPTNRSQRHTLEIDAPFILSKMRADHVDLAVLIPNCPICHQSQSLLARYLEEAGIPTVIMGAAKDIVEYCGVPRLLFSDFPLGNAAALPDNEPSQDSNFELALRLLESAPSARTTVQSPLVWDSDASWKLDYSNLERLSAEEITRLRDEAEKARITARDIRMKSVGA